One stretch of Clavibacter michiganensis DNA includes these proteins:
- a CDS encoding helix-turn-helix transcriptional regulator, translated as MTEFASVLRSWRERVQPADVGLPAGSHRRTAGLRREELAALAGVSVDYVVRLEQGRSVNPSPQMLGALARALRLTEDERDHLHRVAGVAPPGRGEVPRHITPGVHRIVDRLGDVPIAVFTATHDMLLWNPLWAALNGDPSTRTGWDRNLVWTYFTQGHAGTDFDAVHEEEFARDLAADLRTAVGRYPADRALARLVARLRAEVPEFERRWSEARVAEHRSSRKTVTRTAVGPITIDCDTLSVPGSDLRIVVYTAEPGSTDEARLDLLRVTGLQALTTAPVEVAGA; from the coding sequence ATGACCGAATTCGCGAGCGTGCTCCGCTCCTGGCGCGAGCGCGTGCAGCCGGCCGACGTGGGCCTGCCCGCGGGATCCCACCGTCGCACCGCGGGCCTCCGCCGCGAGGAGCTCGCCGCGCTCGCGGGCGTCAGCGTCGACTACGTCGTGCGCCTCGAGCAGGGCCGGTCGGTGAACCCGTCGCCGCAGATGCTCGGCGCGCTCGCCCGCGCGCTCCGCCTCACCGAGGACGAGCGCGACCACCTGCACCGGGTCGCGGGCGTCGCCCCGCCCGGCCGCGGCGAGGTGCCACGGCACATCACGCCGGGCGTGCACCGCATCGTCGACCGGCTCGGCGACGTGCCCATCGCGGTGTTCACGGCGACGCACGACATGCTGCTCTGGAACCCGCTGTGGGCGGCGCTCAACGGGGATCCGTCGACGCGCACCGGCTGGGACCGCAACCTCGTCTGGACCTACTTCACGCAGGGCCACGCGGGCACCGACTTCGACGCCGTGCACGAGGAGGAGTTCGCGCGCGACCTCGCGGCCGACCTGCGCACCGCGGTCGGCCGCTATCCCGCGGATCGCGCGCTCGCCCGGCTCGTCGCACGGCTGCGCGCCGAGGTGCCCGAGTTCGAGCGACGCTGGAGCGAGGCGCGCGTCGCCGAGCACCGGTCGAGCCGCAAGACCGTCACGCGAACCGCGGTCGGCCCCATCACGATCGACTGCGACACCCTCTCCGTGCCGGGCAGCGACCTCCGCATCGTCGTCTACACGGCCGAGCCCGGCAGCACGGACGAGGCGCGGCTGGATCTCCTCCGCGTCACGGGGTTGCAGGCGCTGACGACCGCGCCTGTGGAGGTGGCGGGGGCCTGA
- a CDS encoding SRPBCC family protein, which produces MTWPALHITRSVDADVASVVAVAGDPARLPEWAAGVSSGIRLEGGRWLSDSPMGAIEIAFTGPRELGILDHDVTLPDGTVVRNPLRVLPNDAGSEVVFTLFRRPGVTDVSFAEDAALVAADLDRLAALVAGG; this is translated from the coding sequence GTGACCTGGCCCGCGCTGCACATCACCCGATCCGTCGACGCCGACGTCGCGTCCGTCGTGGCCGTCGCGGGGGATCCGGCCCGGCTGCCCGAGTGGGCGGCGGGCGTCAGCTCCGGGATCCGGCTCGAGGGCGGGCGCTGGCTGTCGGACTCGCCGATGGGCGCGATCGAGATCGCGTTCACGGGCCCGCGCGAGCTCGGGATCCTCGACCACGACGTGACGCTCCCCGACGGCACCGTGGTCCGCAACCCGCTGCGCGTCCTCCCGAACGACGCCGGCAGCGAGGTCGTCTTCACGCTCTTCCGGCGGCCGGGCGTCACCGACGTGTCGTTCGCGGAGGACGCGGCGCTCGTCGCGGCGGACCTCGACCGGCTCGCGGCGCTGGTGGCCGGCGGCTGA
- a CDS encoding SDR family NAD(P)-dependent oxidoreductase, producing the protein MTTTLITGSNRSLGLETARRLIEAGHTVYAGMRDTADGAAARALGAHPVQLDVDDQASVDRAMSELPELDVLVNNAGILGTSFGVDDLTPEAMAAVLQTNVVGIVRVTQAALPLMRASAAPVIVNVSSGVGWPRALRGDGTDESGVLAIPYAASKAAVITATVQYAKNLPGFRVNATDPGYTATDFNGNSGHQTVTEGTDATVAMALVGPDGPTGEFHSRHGRIEY; encoded by the coding sequence ATGACCACGACACTGATCACCGGATCCAACCGCAGCCTCGGCCTCGAGACCGCCCGCCGCCTCATCGAGGCCGGCCACACCGTCTACGCCGGCATGCGCGACACCGCGGACGGCGCCGCCGCCCGCGCCCTCGGCGCCCACCCCGTGCAGCTCGACGTCGACGACCAGGCGAGCGTCGACCGCGCCATGTCCGAGCTCCCGGAGCTGGACGTGCTCGTCAACAACGCCGGCATCCTCGGCACCTCGTTCGGCGTCGACGACCTCACGCCCGAGGCGATGGCCGCCGTGCTGCAGACCAACGTCGTCGGCATCGTCCGCGTGACGCAGGCCGCGCTGCCGCTGATGCGCGCCTCCGCCGCGCCCGTCATCGTGAACGTCTCCTCGGGCGTCGGCTGGCCGCGCGCCCTCCGCGGCGACGGCACCGACGAGAGCGGCGTGCTCGCGATCCCGTACGCGGCCTCGAAGGCCGCCGTGATCACCGCGACCGTGCAGTACGCGAAGAACCTGCCGGGCTTCCGTGTCAACGCCACCGACCCCGGCTACACGGCCACCGACTTCAACGGCAACAGCGGGCACCAGACCGTGACCGAGGGCACCGACGCGACCGTCGCGATGGCGCTCGTCGGACCCGACGGGCCGACCGGCGAGTTCCACAGCCGGCACGGGCGCATCGAGTACTGA
- a CDS encoding GNAT family N-acetyltransferase — protein MPTDRLAAPEDRTSRLDLHRPTATDAAEVHAILSDPAVWTHYPSLRVTDPAQTDRFLRTRIETWERDGLGTWIVRERDADAVVGFGGCGIAHDAFWNLGYRFAPAVHGRGYATEMATRAIARARILRPELPVVAYLVAHNRASAAVAEKAGLTLVHRGPDPGNPDPGVLRLVYADRALTDAQRDATMR, from the coding sequence ATGCCGACCGACCGCCTCGCCGCCCCCGAGGATCGCACGTCCCGGCTCGACCTCCACCGGCCGACGGCCACCGACGCCGCCGAGGTGCACGCGATCCTCTCCGACCCCGCCGTCTGGACCCACTACCCGTCGCTGCGCGTGACCGATCCCGCGCAGACCGACCGCTTCCTCCGCACGCGCATCGAGACCTGGGAGCGCGACGGGCTCGGCACGTGGATCGTCCGCGAGCGCGACGCCGACGCGGTCGTCGGATTCGGCGGCTGCGGCATCGCGCACGACGCCTTCTGGAACCTCGGCTACCGCTTCGCGCCCGCCGTGCACGGCCGCGGGTACGCGACCGAGATGGCGACGCGGGCGATCGCGCGGGCACGCATTCTCCGCCCTGAGCTGCCCGTCGTCGCGTACCTCGTCGCGCACAACCGCGCGTCGGCGGCCGTGGCGGAGAAGGCCGGGCTGACGCTCGTGCACCGCGGGCCGGATCCGGGCAACCCCGACCCCGGCGTGCTGCGCCTCGTCTACGCCGACCGCGCCCTCACCGACGCGCAGCGCGACGCGACGATGCGCTGA